One genomic segment of Dehalogenimonas alkenigignens includes these proteins:
- the glmS gene encoding glutamine--fructose-6-phosphate transaminase (isomerizing), whose translation MCGIVGYVGSRQAKTVLLGMMLRLEYRGYDSCGLATVETGVNLVKAATRVQDLADRGMEMPGTYGIGHTRWASVGTVTQENAHPFMACDQAVVIAHNGNIKNFAELKKRLENSGHQFSSQTDSEVIAHLTEEYYQGDLVDALGKAVKELDGPFAVIALHPDNRRLVAAVNGCPIVIGLGEGENWLASDVPALLEYTGRVFHLEDGDIAAVEADSVKIYAKGRLVSRANQTIGWAPEAVARAGYQHLMLKEIHEQPRIIRNIIQRKQSAWLPGDSFGETTCGVLLIGCGSSYHACLAGKILIERLSGIQANAELATELFDVTGSTRRYRAVIGLSQSGETADTCAALDRQRQAGFYTVAVSNVPGSRITRLAEQTILTDAGPEMSVAATKSFTAQLVTLLNMGLALPLKEPKRALDLTGELRALPARLQRILDREDAHASAARWLASFKNIICIGRGIFLPIALECALKLKEITYIHAEGCAAGELKHGTLALLSPVTPVIAFMGTDETRAQMLTAIREVKARGVPVLAIAPEGEEDLEDLADRVILLPRTDPLLQPVLAAAAAQMLAYHAALSLNLPIDNPRNLAKSVTVE comes from the coding sequence GTGTGCGGCATCGTCGGCTACGTCGGCTCGCGCCAGGCTAAGACCGTTTTACTCGGCATGATGCTCCGACTGGAATACCGCGGCTACGATTCCTGTGGCCTGGCGACCGTTGAGACCGGGGTTAACCTTGTGAAAGCCGCGACGCGGGTCCAGGACCTTGCCGACCGGGGGATGGAAATGCCGGGGACTTACGGGATAGGCCATACCCGCTGGGCCAGCGTCGGCACGGTAACTCAGGAAAACGCGCATCCATTCATGGCTTGCGACCAGGCTGTAGTTATCGCCCACAATGGTAACATCAAGAACTTTGCCGAATTGAAAAAACGGCTGGAAAATTCCGGACATCAATTCTCATCGCAAACAGATTCCGAAGTGATTGCCCACCTGACCGAAGAATATTACCAGGGTGACTTAGTAGACGCGTTGGGAAAGGCAGTCAAAGAACTCGACGGTCCTTTCGCCGTCATCGCTCTGCATCCTGACAACCGGCGGCTGGTCGCTGCTGTAAATGGCTGCCCCATCGTCATAGGATTGGGCGAGGGAGAAAATTGGCTGGCGTCGGATGTGCCCGCTCTGCTGGAATACACCGGCCGGGTATTTCACCTGGAAGACGGCGACATCGCCGCCGTGGAAGCCGATTCCGTGAAGATATATGCAAAAGGAAGACTGGTCAGCCGGGCAAATCAAACAATCGGGTGGGCCCCGGAGGCTGTAGCCAGAGCCGGCTATCAACACCTGATGCTGAAAGAAATCCATGAACAGCCGCGGATTATTCGAAACATAATCCAGCGAAAACAGTCAGCCTGGCTGCCAGGCGATTCTTTCGGAGAGACCACTTGCGGTGTTCTCCTCATCGGCTGCGGCAGTTCCTACCATGCCTGTCTGGCGGGAAAAATCTTGATAGAAAGGCTCTCGGGAATTCAAGCCAACGCCGAGCTGGCGACAGAGTTATTCGACGTCACAGGCTCCACGCGGCGATACCGGGCAGTGATCGGCCTGTCGCAGTCAGGCGAGACCGCCGATACCTGCGCCGCCTTAGACAGACAGCGCCAGGCAGGCTTTTATACGGTCGCTGTTTCAAACGTGCCAGGGTCCAGGATCACGCGCCTGGCCGAACAGACGATTCTCACCGATGCCGGGCCGGAAATGTCGGTTGCCGCCACCAAAAGCTTCACCGCCCAACTGGTCACTTTGCTCAATATGGGCCTGGCCTTACCGTTAAAAGAGCCCAAGCGGGCGCTCGATTTAACGGGGGAACTTCGGGCTCTGCCGGCGAGGCTGCAAAGGATTCTCGACCGGGAAGACGCTCATGCCTCCGCCGCCCGGTGGCTGGCATCCTTCAAGAACATTATCTGTATCGGGCGAGGCATATTTCTGCCGATTGCTCTCGAGTGCGCTTTGAAGCTGAAGGAAATTACGTATATCCACGCCGAGGGATGTGCCGCTGGCGAACTCAAGCACGGCACTCTGGCCTTGCTTTCGCCGGTCACCCCGGTGATCGCCTTCATGGGTACCGACGAGACGCGAGCGCAAATGCTGACCGCGATACGCGAAGTCAAGGCGCGGGGGGTTCCCGTGCTGGCGATAGCGCCCGAAGGCGAAGAGGATTTGGAGGATCTTGCTGACAGGGTCATCCTTCTACCCCGTACCGACCCCCTGCTCCAACCGGTGCTTGCCGCGGCAGCCGCCCAGATGCTGGCTTACCACGCTGCGCTTTCCCTGAATCTGCCTATCGACAACCCCCGTAATTTGGCGAAGAGCGTTACTGTCGAGTAA
- a CDS encoding universal stress protein codes for MYRKLLVPLDGSELSETILPQVAAVAKPASASVVLLRVRESLDRGVRQTLGDDIAEKLDTVNREEIQSYLDRIAGDLIRDGIAADIAIAEGNPAEAIINYASTHAVDLIVMATHGRGGLTRWAFGSVADKVLRQSPVPVLLGPVTGSRA; via the coding sequence GTGTACAGAAAATTGTTGGTGCCGCTTGATGGTTCTGAGCTTTCTGAAACCATCTTGCCGCAGGTTGCCGCTGTGGCTAAACCAGCTTCGGCTTCGGTAGTGCTCCTTAGAGTCAGGGAGTCCCTGGACCGCGGCGTGAGGCAGACCTTAGGCGACGATATTGCCGAAAAGCTGGACACGGTCAACCGGGAAGAGATTCAAAGCTATCTCGACCGGATCGCCGGTGACCTGATCCGCGACGGCATCGCTGCTGACATTGCTATTGCCGAAGGGAACCCGGCCGAGGCAATTATCAATTACGCCTCGACTCACGCCGTCGACCTTATCGTAATGGCTACCCACGGCCGGGGCGGCCTGACACGCTGGGCTTTTGGCTCCGTCGCTGATAAGGTCCTGCGCCAGTCTCCAGTGCCGGTGCTGTTGGGCCCGGTGACCGGCTCCAGGGCTTAG
- a CDS encoding YbhB/YbcL family Raf kinase inhibitor-like protein, giving the protein MEMIIDGFKDGEFIPRRNTCDGPGLSPEISWRGIPAGAKSLALLMDDPDAPRGLFTHWIIWNIPVSAFRLPAGTARKAELPNGIMQGVNSGGAYGYYPSCPPPGPVHHYRYRLMALDAVPVLNPGAGREQFDRAVSGHVLAEVLVTGLYGR; this is encoded by the coding sequence ATGGAAATGATCATTGACGGGTTCAAGGATGGGGAGTTCATCCCCAGGCGCAATACCTGCGACGGTCCGGGACTTTCCCCGGAGATCTCCTGGAGGGGCATCCCCGCCGGGGCTAAAAGTCTCGCCTTATTGATGGACGATCCTGACGCACCGCGCGGCCTTTTTACCCATTGGATAATCTGGAATATCCCGGTATCGGCGTTCAGGCTGCCGGCGGGCACAGCCCGTAAGGCGGAGCTTCCCAATGGGATAATGCAAGGTGTTAATTCAGGAGGCGCCTACGGCTATTACCCTTCCTGCCCGCCGCCCGGGCCTGTCCATCATTATCGTTACCGCCTGATGGCCCTGGACGCCGTGCCGGTGTTGAACCCCGGCGCCGGGCGGGAACAATTCGACAGGGCAGTCTCCGGCCACGTCCTGGCTGAAGTTCTGGTCACCGGGTTATACGGCCGCTAA
- a CDS encoding HAD family hydrolase: MIKAVFFDLYQTLVGYTPPREEWESKMLDGLGIKVPPSAFARAFTAADEYFYTENAKRPLSRRTKEEVTEVYFKHQSIVLREGGIQPEPDLVRQMLLRWRDTKLKQTLFDDVIPAMTELKRRELKLGVISNVDRDIKPLMDELDLTPFLSIVVTSQETGFTKPHPEIFLEALRQADLPADEVIFIGDQYQIDVLGASAVGMRAVLLDRGGFSEAPSECVRVKNLYQLSALVDQETAGWK; this comes from the coding sequence GTGATCAAAGCTGTCTTTTTTGACCTCTACCAGACTCTGGTGGGCTATACACCGCCCCGTGAAGAGTGGGAATCCAAGATGCTTGATGGCCTGGGCATCAAAGTGCCGCCGTCAGCTTTCGCCAGGGCTTTCACCGCCGCCGACGAGTATTTTTACACCGAAAACGCCAAACGCCCGCTGAGCAGGCGGACTAAGGAGGAGGTCACTGAGGTCTATTTCAAACACCAGTCGATCGTACTCAGGGAAGGCGGCATCCAGCCCGAGCCGGATCTGGTTCGCCAAATGCTCCTCCGGTGGCGCGACACCAAACTCAAACAGACCCTTTTCGACGATGTCATCCCGGCGATGACTGAGCTCAAGCGCCGTGAGCTTAAACTGGGCGTCATCTCCAACGTCGATAGGGATATTAAGCCGCTCATGGATGAACTGGATTTAACCCCATTCCTCAGCATCGTCGTCACCTCGCAGGAAACAGGTTTCACCAAGCCCCACCCGGAGATTTTCCTTGAAGCGCTGCGGCAAGCCGATTTACCGGCCGATGAGGTCATCTTTATCGGCGACCAGTACCAAATAGATGTCCTCGGCGCCTCGGCGGTAGGTATGCGTGCTGTTCTGCTTGACCGCGGCGGATTCTCGGAAGCGCCGTCTGAATGTGTCAGGGTCAAGAATCTTTACCAGTTGAGCGCCCTGGTAGACCAGGAGACCGCCGGATGGAAATGA
- a CDS encoding Ku protein, protein MPKAFWKGAISFGLVVIPVSMSVAVRERPLRFSYLHNKDLIKPNQVLHCPEDGEYFSIKDTVRGYEYAKGHYIVITEDDFEAVPLRTTRSIDIQSFVDAGEIDPIYFFDSHYLEPQQLGEKPFRLLRLAMLETGKVAVAKVAFARKEHLACLRPYGETLVLHTMRYPGEITEAPEVAESKAAPSKAEINMAVSLIRSMEEPFKPGQYRDEYRAALEKIIAAKLKGKKIEAPKVTPEKETEDLMAALEASLAKAKPKIMAVKEK, encoded by the coding sequence ATGCCCAAGGCATTCTGGAAAGGCGCCATCAGCTTTGGCCTGGTGGTTATACCGGTATCTATGTCGGTGGCGGTGCGGGAACGGCCGCTGCGTTTCAGTTATCTCCATAACAAGGACCTGATAAAGCCTAATCAGGTGCTGCACTGCCCGGAGGACGGCGAGTATTTCAGCATCAAGGATACCGTCCGCGGGTACGAGTATGCCAAAGGCCACTACATTGTCATCACCGAGGACGATTTCGAGGCGGTCCCGTTGCGGACAACGCGAAGCATCGATATCCAATCCTTCGTCGATGCCGGGGAGATTGATCCGATCTACTTTTTCGACAGCCACTATCTGGAACCGCAGCAACTGGGTGAAAAACCCTTCCGGCTGCTGCGGCTGGCGATGCTGGAGACGGGCAAAGTGGCGGTGGCTAAGGTAGCTTTTGCCCGCAAGGAGCATCTGGCTTGCCTCCGGCCTTACGGTGAGACCCTGGTTCTCCACACTATGCGCTACCCCGGTGAAATCACCGAGGCGCCGGAGGTTGCTGAGAGTAAAGCCGCGCCGTCAAAGGCAGAGATCAATATGGCCGTCTCGCTCATCCGGAGCATGGAGGAACCGTTCAAACCGGGACAGTACCGCGACGAATACCGGGCAGCGTTGGAAAAAATCATCGCCGCCAAGCTCAAGGGCAAGAAGATCGAGGCGCCAAAAGTAACTCCAGAGAAAGAAACCGAGGATCTCATGGCCGCTCTCGAAGCGAGTTTGGCTAAAGCCAAACCGAAGATTATGGCGGTAAAAGAGAAATAG
- the ligD gene encoding non-homologous end-joining DNA ligase encodes MPEKVAPMLATLTGGPFTDPEWYFEPKLDGYRIIALVKRGRAKLQSRNFQDYTDNFPGIATEMGTQPVAEAVFDGELVALDERGKPCFQCLQQHVKQGSGGQESPYAFIYYVFDLIHLNGYNLTGAVQTDRVKILDDVLRAGKSVKRVSRLEGDGDEIFAAAVEAGMEGVIGKRRDAKYYPGKRSADWLKIKATQADEFIIAGYTAGQGSRAGAFGSLVLGQYGEGGRFNYVSNVGTGFNEALLQEMIKSMRQLVVEKSPFDHKLPLESAITWLKPVLVAEVKFAERTRDGGLRAPVFLRLREDKPARDVRSQRYAKPPGKPRK; translated from the coding sequence ATGCCCGAAAAGGTGGCGCCGATGCTGGCGACGCTGACCGGCGGGCCGTTCACCGACCCTGAGTGGTACTTCGAGCCGAAACTCGACGGCTACCGCATCATCGCCCTGGTAAAACGCGGCAGGGCCAAACTTCAGTCCCGCAATTTCCAGGACTATACAGACAACTTCCCGGGCATCGCCACCGAGATGGGCACACAGCCGGTAGCGGAGGCTGTTTTCGACGGCGAACTGGTCGCTCTAGATGAACGCGGGAAGCCGTGCTTCCAGTGCCTGCAGCAGCACGTTAAACAGGGCAGCGGCGGACAGGAGAGCCCGTACGCTTTCATCTACTATGTATTCGATCTTATTCACCTGAATGGGTACAACCTGACCGGCGCCGTCCAAACCGACCGGGTAAAAATCCTTGACGACGTGTTGCGAGCTGGGAAATCAGTGAAACGGGTGTCACGGCTTGAGGGCGACGGCGACGAAATCTTCGCCGCGGCAGTTGAAGCGGGTATGGAGGGAGTCATCGGTAAACGCCGCGACGCCAAATACTACCCGGGTAAACGATCCGCCGACTGGCTCAAGATCAAGGCCACGCAGGCCGACGAGTTCATCATCGCCGGCTACACCGCGGGACAGGGCAGCCGGGCGGGAGCGTTCGGCTCGCTGGTGCTCGGCCAATACGGCGAAGGCGGCCGGTTTAACTACGTTTCTAACGTCGGCACCGGCTTCAATGAAGCCCTACTCCAGGAGATGATTAAAAGTATGAGACAGCTGGTTGTCGAGAAATCACCGTTCGATCACAAACTGCCACTGGAGTCCGCCATCACCTGGCTTAAGCCAGTACTTGTCGCCGAGGTGAAATTCGCCGAACGCACCCGTGACGGCGGCCTGCGGGCGCCGGTATTTTTGAGGCTGAGAGAGGACAAGCCCGCCCGAGACGTGCGAAGCCAGCGATACGCAAAACCGCCGGGGAAACCGAGAAAGTAG
- a CDS encoding cob(I)yrinic acid a,c-diamide adenosyltransferase yields MEDSHRAPDYSPSAALTYEPLKRGLTQVFTGGGKGKTSAGIGTAVRASGRGYRVYIVYFMNRAYDSGEQEVLHRLPGVKWAAFGPGLVRHPESPSPEVREKAGQALAEARRAMLSGDWDVIILDEVNIVTGWGWLDAADVVRLIKDRPENVELVLTGRLAPQVVIDSADLVTEMVKIKHPYDRGIPARRGIEY; encoded by the coding sequence ATGGAAGATTCACACCGCGCCCCGGACTATTCCCCCTCCGCCGCCCTGACCTACGAGCCGCTGAAACGCGGTCTGACGCAGGTTTTCACCGGCGGCGGTAAGGGCAAGACTTCGGCCGGCATCGGTACTGCCGTGCGGGCTTCCGGCCGCGGCTACCGGGTCTATATTGTATATTTTATGAACCGAGCCTATGACTCCGGCGAACAGGAAGTGCTTCACCGTCTGCCGGGGGTCAAGTGGGCGGCTTTCGGCCCCGGCCTCGTGCGCCATCCAGAGTCGCCTTCACCGGAAGTCAGGGAAAAGGCCGGTCAAGCCCTGGCCGAGGCGCGGCGCGCCATGCTTTCGGGTGACTGGGACGTTATAATTTTAGACGAGGTGAATATCGTCACCGGCTGGGGTTGGCTGGATGCCGCCGACGTAGTTCGCCTCATCAAGGACCGGCCGGAGAATGTTGAGTTGGTCTTGACCGGGCGCCTGGCGCCTCAAGTGGTCATCGACTCCGCCGACCTGGTGACCGAAATGGTCAAGATTAAACATCCCTATGACCGGGGCATCCCCGCCCGCCGCGGCATCGAGTATTGA
- a CDS encoding cobalt-precorrin-7 (C(5))-methyltransferase has product MTQGKKPVCFIVGIGPGGSPKWLTHAAEEAIKSSDIILAWDWSLRPVKDLVAGKTLFFQETKNYLQKEKEAAERARQTGETVAVLRVGDPCVSSSLSQVLGVFFDFDVRIVPLAGAAQFAAARAQICLDESVLISFHDGREDIKERKLKFMVDAFGIGRHLVALTNETQVPRQTAAYLLDHGLPADTPVLICEYMTMEDEKLYPTTLGAVRDTEYRLTSVMVVKNPGGALPRT; this is encoded by the coding sequence ATGACTCAAGGGAAGAAACCAGTATGTTTCATCGTCGGCATCGGTCCCGGCGGTTCGCCCAAATGGCTGACCCATGCCGCTGAGGAGGCCATTAAATCATCCGATATTATCCTGGCCTGGGATTGGTCGCTGCGTCCGGTCAAGGATCTGGTAGCCGGCAAAACGCTGTTCTTTCAAGAGACCAAGAATTATCTGCAGAAAGAAAAAGAGGCAGCCGAGCGCGCCCGGCAGACCGGCGAAACGGTTGCCGTCCTGCGCGTCGGCGACCCGTGCGTCTCATCCTCTCTGTCGCAGGTGCTGGGTGTCTTTTTTGATTTCGATGTCCGTATTGTACCCTTGGCCGGCGCCGCCCAGTTCGCTGCCGCCCGCGCCCAGATCTGCCTTGACGAATCAGTGCTGATTTCCTTTCATGACGGCCGCGAGGATATCAAAGAGCGGAAACTGAAATTCATGGTGGATGCCTTTGGTATCGGCCGCCACCTGGTGGCTTTGACCAACGAGACCCAGGTTCCCCGCCAGACGGCGGCTTACCTGTTGGATCACGGCCTGCCGGCAGATACCCCGGTACTTATCTGCGAATACATGACTATGGAAGACGAAAAACTCTACCCCACCACCCTCGGGGCTGTTCGGGACACGGAATACCGACTGACGTCGGTCATGGTGGTTAAAAACCCAGGCGGCGCGCTGCCACGCACTTAA
- a CDS encoding reductive dehalogenase: MSRRDFMKAIGVAGAGIAAAGAAAPVFHDLDEMAAAGSGYRRPWWAKTTETPTTEIDWQNMKKFSEGNTMRGKGTEYLLTYIDKAEQDRRAAAKTEAVKAHKAAKDPGYTARDYAFSGNASRGLTSNGFENWKTASTPEKLGLPKWEGTPEENASVVRSFLRFNGMLSIGFTRLETDTTMKLMYEYGPNNKEKYTFADVDAPSYVSGKEQVYPNKCKWVITVVNQESQELWKRNPYPLQVQIRYPRAQWIQEQFQGFMTSLGYYALSEGGNGTGIAPAFGVMSGLGEMGRMNRMITPEWGPTVGIFRYVTDLPLPDDKPIDAGFLEFCKTCKKCAEACIEGAHSFDKEPSWEVSGPWNNPGHKAWFEDSRKCRAYQSLPDSCNAGTCLAVCTFTKYEKAGIHNVVKSVASTTPMFNAFFRQMDDFMGYGLKDPASFWDICPPIYGVENTVGYDY, from the coding sequence ATGAGTCGGCGAGATTTCATGAAAGCGATAGGAGTGGCCGGCGCCGGGATCGCCGCCGCGGGCGCGGCAGCCCCGGTGTTCCATGACCTGGATGAAATGGCTGCTGCCGGTAGCGGCTACAGACGCCCCTGGTGGGCCAAAACAACGGAAACCCCTACCACCGAGATCGATTGGCAGAACATGAAGAAGTTCTCGGAAGGCAATACCATGCGCGGCAAAGGAACGGAATATCTTTTGACTTACATCGACAAAGCTGAACAGGACCGCCGGGCTGCCGCCAAAACCGAGGCGGTCAAAGCGCATAAAGCCGCCAAAGACCCCGGATATACTGCCCGGGATTACGCCTTCAGCGGCAATGCCTCCCGCGGTCTCACCAGCAATGGTTTTGAGAACTGGAAAACGGCATCCACTCCCGAAAAACTCGGGCTCCCGAAGTGGGAAGGGACGCCAGAAGAAAATGCCTCGGTCGTACGCAGTTTTTTACGGTTCAACGGCATGCTGTCCATCGGCTTCACGCGGTTGGAAACGGACACAACCATGAAACTGATGTATGAATACGGGCCGAACAACAAGGAAAAATACACCTTTGCCGATGTCGACGCTCCATCATACGTTTCCGGTAAGGAGCAGGTATATCCGAACAAATGCAAATGGGTGATTACCGTGGTCAATCAGGAATCCCAGGAGTTGTGGAAGCGGAATCCGTATCCACTGCAGGTCCAGATCCGCTATCCGCGGGCTCAATGGATTCAGGAGCAATTTCAGGGCTTTATGACTTCCCTGGGATACTACGCTCTCTCCGAGGGCGGCAACGGCACCGGCATCGCTCCGGCTTTCGGCGTTATGTCCGGTCTGGGTGAAATGGGGCGGATGAACCGGATGATCACTCCCGAGTGGGGGCCCACAGTAGGTATTTTCCGGTATGTGACCGACCTGCCTCTGCCCGACGACAAACCCATAGATGCCGGTTTTCTTGAGTTCTGCAAAACATGCAAGAAATGCGCTGAAGCATGCATTGAGGGCGCCCATTCGTTTGACAAAGAACCCAGCTGGGAAGTTTCCGGCCCGTGGAATAACCCCGGCCACAAAGCCTGGTTTGAGGATTCCCGCAAGTGCCGAGCGTACCAGTCCTTGCCGGACAGCTGCAATGCCGGAACCTGCCTGGCGGTCTGCACTTTTACCAAATACGAAAAGGCCGGCATCCACAATGTGGTAAAAAGCGTCGCCAGCACGACCCCGATGTTCAACGCCTTTTTCCGCCAGATGGATGACTTCATGGGCTACGGGTTGAAGGATCCGGCCAGCTTCTGGGACATTTGCCCGCCCATCTATGGCGTTGAAAACACAGTCGGTTACGATTACTAG
- the lepA gene encoding translation elongation factor 4: protein MEQCFIRNFCIIAHIDHGKSTLADRLIESTGTMRREEMSEQVMDRMELERERGITIKAKAIRLSYTAASGQQYLLNLIDTPGHVDFSYEVSRTLAACEGAVLVIDVTQGIQAQTLANVYLAMEHDLEVVPALNKIDLPSGEPERVMSEVRSVLGYGEAETLKISGKTGLGVPELLEAVVARMPPPSGSPDSPLRALIFDSHYDPYKGVIAYLRVVDGAINRGDKLKLMAQGTILEVLEVGYFDPAEHPVESLSSGEVGYIATGLKTVGDCSVGDTVTSVVGPAVEPLASYRPAKPMVFAGIYPTTASDYHELREAMEKLKLNDASLSYEMENSPLLGHGFRCGFLGLLHMDIVYERLEREFGLSLVVTAPGVNYAITKTNGEIISVVNPSELPPPTEVARMEEPWVKVRILTPSKYIGPIMELERTCGGMHRHTEFLGSATGAEGTQRVQLDYDMPLRSMLTTFYDQLKSRSNGYASLDYEFDGYRDARLVKIDILVNNTLVDAFSRIVPPDQSHDVGKALVHKLKEVIPRQLFAIPIQAAEGGRIVARADIPAKRKDVLAKCYGGDITRKRKLLEKQKEGKKKMKSIGQVEVPKEAFFSVLKTEL, encoded by the coding sequence ATGGAACAGTGTTTCATACGTAATTTTTGCATCATCGCCCACATCGACCACGGCAAGTCAACGCTAGCCGACCGCCTTATCGAGAGCACCGGTACCATGCGCCGCGAGGAGATGAGCGAGCAAGTCATGGACCGCATGGAACTGGAGCGGGAGCGCGGCATCACCATCAAGGCTAAGGCCATCCGGTTAAGCTACACCGCGGCCTCCGGCCAGCAGTACCTGTTGAACCTGATCGACACCCCCGGTCATGTAGACTTTTCCTATGAGGTCTCGCGCACCCTGGCCGCTTGTGAAGGGGCGGTGTTGGTCATCGACGTCACCCAGGGCATTCAGGCCCAGACCCTGGCCAATGTCTACCTGGCGATGGAGCATGACCTGGAGGTGGTGCCGGCGCTAAATAAGATCGACTTGCCTTCCGGCGAGCCTGAGCGGGTAATGTCTGAAGTCAGGAGCGTGCTTGGCTACGGTGAAGCTGAGACCCTGAAAATCTCCGGCAAGACCGGATTGGGCGTGCCGGAGCTGCTGGAAGCTGTCGTTGCCCGTATGCCGCCGCCGTCCGGGAGCCCGGACAGCCCTCTCCGGGCTTTAATTTTTGATTCGCACTACGATCCCTACAAAGGCGTCATTGCCTATTTGCGCGTCGTTGACGGCGCCATTAACCGGGGCGACAAGCTCAAGTTGATGGCACAAGGGACTATCTTGGAGGTGCTGGAGGTCGGCTATTTCGACCCGGCCGAGCATCCCGTGGAAAGCCTGTCGTCTGGCGAGGTGGGTTACATTGCTACCGGCCTCAAGACCGTCGGCGACTGCTCCGTCGGTGACACTGTGACGTCTGTTGTTGGCCCGGCCGTAGAGCCGCTGGCCTCCTACCGGCCGGCCAAGCCGATGGTTTTCGCCGGCATCTATCCCACTACCGCCTCGGATTACCACGAACTGCGAGAGGCCATGGAGAAGCTCAAGCTCAACGACGCCTCGCTGTCCTACGAGATGGAGAACTCGCCCCTGCTGGGCCATGGCTTCCGGTGCGGCTTTCTGGGGCTGCTGCATATGGACATCGTCTACGAGCGGTTGGAACGTGAGTTCGGCCTGTCGCTGGTGGTCACCGCTCCGGGCGTGAATTACGCTATCACCAAGACCAACGGCGAAATCATCTCGGTGGTCAATCCGTCCGAGCTGCCGCCGCCCACCGAGGTAGCCCGTATGGAAGAGCCCTGGGTCAAGGTGCGTATTCTTACGCCGTCGAAATACATCGGGCCCATCATGGAACTGGAGCGCACCTGCGGCGGTATGCACCGCCACACCGAGTTCCTGGGATCAGCCACCGGCGCTGAGGGTACTCAGCGGGTACAGCTGGACTATGACATGCCGCTAAGATCGATGCTGACCACCTTCTACGACCAGCTCAAGAGCCGGTCCAACGGCTACGCCTCCCTGGACTACGAGTTCGACGGCTACCGCGACGCCCGGCTGGTCAAGATTGACATCCTGGTCAATAACACTCTCGTCGACGCTTTCAGTCGAATCGTGCCGCCGGATCAGTCCCATGATGTCGGCAAGGCGCTGGTGCATAAGCTCAAGGAGGTCATTCCGCGCCAGCTCTTCGCCATCCCAATTCAGGCTGCGGAGGGCGGCCGCATCGTCGCCAGGGCAGACATCCCGGCCAAGCGCAAGGACGTTTTAGCCAAGTGTTACGGCGGCGACATCACTCGCAAACGGAAGTTGCTGGAGAAGCAGAAAGAGGGCAAGAAAAAGATGAAGTCCATCGGCCAGGTGGAGGTGCCCAAGGAAGCCTTCTTCAGCGTCCTGAAGACTGAGCTTTAA